The proteins below are encoded in one region of Microcoleus sp. FACHB-672:
- a CDS encoding HU family DNA-binding protein — protein sequence MSQSLFEYLEQSTGYTQPVVSSILNGFSNFVELSLRQGSEVRLENFGSFAYKDIPERQARNPRTGEPIIVPPKRKPTFKFSKNFAQKIVNSFEESPPQNDEPVTSLEPQSPATPPPIPANLIAQSKPTWFMGKPDGTINQISESEMTAVSPDTPIWSEKTGWKLARDIPEFKF from the coding sequence ATGAGTCAGTCTCTTTTCGAGTATCTTGAACAATCTACCGGCTACACACAGCCCGTTGTTTCTAGCATCCTTAATGGATTTTCCAACTTTGTCGAACTTTCCCTACGTCAGGGTTCAGAAGTCAGGCTAGAGAATTTTGGCAGTTTCGCCTACAAAGATATCCCTGAACGTCAGGCTCGAAACCCACGTACGGGTGAACCCATTATCGTTCCGCCCAAGCGCAAGCCAACATTTAAGTTTTCTAAGAACTTTGCCCAAAAAATCGTTAACAGTTTTGAGGAATCACCACCCCAAAACGATGAGCCGGTCACTTCTTTGGAGCCGCAGTCGCCAGCTACCCCACCTCCGATTCCAGCCAATCTGATAGCGCAGTCTAAACCGACGTGGTTCATGGGCAAACCAGATGGAACGATCAATCAAATCTCTGAATCTGAGATGACTGCGGTGAGTCCGGATACGCCAATCTGGAGCGAAAAGACCGGCTGGAAACTTGCCAGAGACATTCCTGAATTCAAATTCTAA
- a CDS encoding serine/threonine-protein kinase, whose protein sequence is MSYCLNPSCPQPQNPVTVKFCLSCGTKLLLKDRYRAIQPIGQGGMGRTFLAVDEHRLRARCVIKQFLPAPEIQGNSNAMAKAVGLFEQEARRLLELGEQHSQIPGLLAYFEQDKSLYLVQQLIEGQDLWQELEEQGAFSEEQIRLLLNDLLPVLEFVHENQIIHRDIKPTNIVRRRRDGQLVVIDFGISKQLSSTGFAGTGTRAGTEGYAPIEQLRSGKAYPASDLYSLGVTCIHLLTHTALDELFDPMTGRWLWRSVLRLKGKDVSAQLAQVLDKMLKEWVNDRYQSASEVLKDLKAEPLKPATSPYVPTTLPVRGIQMPPTPPLTVRPASQPLITSTADSFLPFNAPTTWKRVQILTGHSRFVNSVAISPDGEILVSGSSDKTIQVWKLATGEHLGTFTGHSDDVTSVCFSPDGQTIASGSLDRTIKLWQLYTGKLLCTLAGHSDWVLSVAFSPDGKTLASGSWDKTIKVLHLATGKLIYTLTGHSDGVRAIAFSPDGKILASGSWDRTLNLWNLANGQLLHTLAGHTDPVSSIAISPRSLTLASGSEDKTIKLWQLGNGGQLQQTSLRTLAGHSNWVNTLAMSSRAQILASGSRDKTIKIWHLPTGKLLHTLSGESYSVNSVAFSPDGQTLVSGSEDKTIKIWRMSPVVEG, encoded by the coding sequence ATGAGCTACTGCCTCAATCCGAGCTGCCCGCAGCCGCAGAATCCGGTTACGGTTAAGTTTTGTCTGAGTTGTGGGACAAAATTACTCCTCAAAGATCGTTACCGTGCCATTCAGCCCATTGGTCAGGGGGGTATGGGGCGAACCTTTTTGGCGGTCGATGAACACCGGCTGCGTGCTCGTTGCGTGATTAAGCAATTTTTACCGGCACCGGAAATTCAAGGCAATTCTAATGCAATGGCCAAGGCTGTCGGGCTGTTTGAGCAAGAAGCCAGACGCTTGCTGGAACTGGGGGAACAGCACTCGCAAATTCCGGGGTTGCTGGCGTATTTTGAACAAGACAAAAGCTTGTATTTGGTGCAGCAGCTAATTGAAGGGCAAGATTTGTGGCAGGAGTTGGAAGAACAAGGGGCGTTTAGTGAAGAACAGATCCGGCTGCTATTAAATGATTTGCTGCCGGTGTTGGAGTTTGTCCATGAAAACCAAATTATCCATCGCGACATCAAACCCACGAATATTGTCAGACGCCGCAGAGATGGCCAGCTAGTAGTGATTGATTTTGGCATCTCCAAACAGTTGAGCAGTACGGGTTTTGCCGGCACGGGAACGCGAGCCGGCACAGAAGGTTATGCACCCATCGAACAGCTTCGCAGTGGCAAAGCCTATCCAGCCAGCGACCTTTATAGTTTAGGCGTGACTTGCATTCATTTGCTGACTCATACAGCTCTAGATGAACTATTTGATCCAATGACGGGGCGGTGGCTGTGGCGCTCGGTGCTGAGGCTAAAAGGGAAAGATGTCAGCGCTCAACTCGCGCAAGTTTTAGACAAAATGCTGAAAGAGTGGGTGAATGATCGCTATCAGTCGGCATCGGAAGTGCTGAAAGATTTGAAAGCAGAACCCTTGAAACCGGCAACTTCACCCTATGTGCCGACCACCTTGCCGGTGAGAGGCATTCAAATGCCGCCAACTCCACCCCTCACTGTTAGGCCGGCATCCCAACCCCTGATTACCAGTACCGCAGATAGCTTCCTTCCTTTCAACGCACCGACGACGTGGAAACGGGTTCAGATTCTCACGGGACACTCACGCTTTGTTAATTCGGTTGCCATTAGTCCAGATGGTGAGATTCTTGTTAGTGGCAGTTCTGACAAAACGATTCAAGTGTGGAAGCTAGCAACCGGCGAGCATCTAGGTACATTCACAGGTCATTCAGATGATGTCACCTCGGTTTGCTTCAGTCCAGATGGGCAGACGATCGCCAGTGGCAGTTTGGATAGAACGATTAAACTGTGGCAGCTTTATACCGGCAAACTATTATGTACGCTAGCCGGTCATTCAGATTGGGTGCTGTCAGTTGCTTTCAGTCCGGATGGCAAGACGCTGGCGAGTGGGAGTTGGGATAAGACGATTAAAGTTTTGCATCTGGCGACTGGAAAGCTGATCTACACCCTGACGGGGCATTCTGACGGCGTGAGAGCGATCGCCTTTAGCCCCGATGGGAAGATTCTTGCTAGTGGTAGTTGGGATAGAACCCTTAACTTATGGAATTTGGCGAATGGGCAACTGCTGCACACGTTAGCCGGTCATACCGATCCGGTAAGTTCCATTGCAATTAGTCCCCGTTCCCTCACCCTTGCCAGTGGCAGTGAGGATAAGACGATTAAACTGTGGCAGTTGGGGAATGGTGGGCAATTGCAACAAACATCCCTCCGCACCCTTGCCGGTCATTCCAACTGGGTGAATACCCTCGCCATGAGTTCCCGTGCCCAGATCCTCGCAAGCGGCAGTCGGGATAAGACGATTAAAATTTGGCATTTGCCCACCGGCAAGCTGTTGCACACGCTTTCTGGAGAATCTTATTCAGTGAATTCAGTCGCCTTCAGTCCGGATGGTCAAACCCTGGTGAGTGGCAGTGAAGATAAGACGATTAAGATTTGGCGGATGTCGCCGGTGGTGGAAGGGTAA
- a CDS encoding helix-turn-helix transcriptional regulator, whose protein sequence is MSGLTVHSAKDLPNGLRPGLAHGWCLACRDRTGTRKFRQLVNGICAECQRKAGILPVETPPEEPHPQPPKPQPSQCSQPLNSTEEKRLLEEQQLACALPQVHVGHRQWISEMAALLGWTKERTRTVGRRLRRKGIIIPPVNPSDSILQALQKSHKPLSVSQLAEVLPCDATGITQALTKLEQAGQVAVIRRVGFPNLYFAHQNHDPHTKA, encoded by the coding sequence ATGAGCGGATTAACTGTTCACTCAGCTAAAGACCTGCCCAATGGACTGCGGCCAGGTTTGGCTCACGGATGGTGCTTAGCCTGCCGCGACCGCACCGGCACTCGCAAGTTCCGTCAGTTAGTCAACGGCATCTGTGCGGAATGTCAACGGAAGGCAGGGATCTTGCCGGTTGAAACGCCACCAGAGGAACCTCATCCCCAACCCCCTAAACCCCAGCCCTCTCAGTGTTCTCAACCCCTCAACAGCACAGAAGAGAAACGGCTACTTGAGGAACAGCAGCTTGCCTGTGCGCTTCCACAAGTTCACGTTGGCCACCGCCAGTGGATCAGTGAGATGGCCGCACTCCTGGGTTGGACAAAAGAACGTACCCGCACAGTTGGCAGGCGGCTGAGGAGGAAAGGAATCATCATTCCTCCGGTAAACCCCTCTGACTCGATATTGCAAGCACTACAGAAATCTCACAAACCCCTATCCGTCTCTCAGCTAGCTGAGGTTTTGCCCTGTGATGCAACTGGCATAACCCAAGCCTTGACCAAACTCGAACAAGCGGGACAAGTTGCAGTTATCCGCAGAGTTGGATTTCCCAACTTGTACTTTGCTCATCAAAACCATGACCCACACACCAAAGCCTAA
- a CDS encoding DUF1257 domain-containing protein → MSHLTHIKTQIKNATVLEKVLNDMIATGLDGILAGAYLETNSAIHDPFGNSKIAEFVIRRKQNYQGGYDFGFKLTDLGEFEFLTRDGSKRAAQKFMEALMPQYARANTIAALADQGFEIESQFEADGVIKIVAGKWA, encoded by the coding sequence ATGAGCCATTTAACTCACATCAAGACTCAAATCAAGAATGCAACGGTACTGGAGAAAGTTCTGAATGACATGATTGCCACCGGCCTAGATGGGATTCTGGCCGGCGCATATCTCGAAACCAATAGCGCTATCCATGATCCGTTCGGGAATAGCAAGATAGCAGAATTTGTTATTAGGAGAAAACAAAACTATCAGGGAGGATATGATTTTGGCTTCAAATTGACTGATTTAGGAGAGTTTGAATTCTTAACACGGGATGGCAGTAAGCGAGCTGCTCAAAAGTTCATGGAAGCACTCATGCCTCAATATGCACGGGCAAATACCATTGCTGCACTAGCGGATCAGGGATTTGAAATTGAATCTCAATTTGAAGCGGATGGAGTTATTAAGATAGTGGCCGGAAAATGGGCTTAA
- a CDS encoding SLOG family protein, with protein sequence MKAFFTGHRWIDDNWRKEINKLIDYALSRGVKHFYSGMALGTDLLAAECLIRRNLDWTAVIPCRNQDELWKLKERNRYARVLKTNPKQIILYDYYSPGVMQARNLWMIKRSDLCLSIYTGKQSGGTAMTVQTAAARGIPVVNINPLNHDFCLFQSRYQQLSLFEFDFYE encoded by the coding sequence ATGAAAGCATTCTTCACTGGCCACCGATGGATTGATGATAACTGGCGGAAAGAAATTAACAAATTGATTGACTATGCGCTAAGCCGAGGTGTTAAACACTTTTATTCAGGCATGGCGCTTGGTACTGATTTGCTAGCAGCAGAGTGTTTAATCCGAAGAAATCTAGACTGGACAGCGGTGATTCCTTGTCGCAATCAAGATGAACTTTGGAAACTGAAAGAGCGCAACCGATATGCCAGAGTTCTCAAGACGAATCCTAAACAAATCATTCTCTATGACTATTACAGTCCTGGTGTGATGCAAGCGAGAAATCTATGGATGATAAAACGTTCAGATTTGTGTCTTTCAATTTATACCGGCAAGCAATCTGGCGGGACAGCAATGACTGTGCAAACTGCTGCTGCGCGAGGCATTCCAGTTGTCAACATTAATCCGCTAAATCATGATTTCTGCTTGTTTCAAAGCCGGTATCAGCAGCTAAGTCTGTTTGAGTTTGATTTTTACGAATAA
- a CDS encoding helix-turn-helix domain-containing protein — MVVRSVDSEARQRFAQVVTELRGNRSYRSFAKILGVSHPTIKAWENLEVVPDVQSFERIAALRGETLSEFREFLAGTRQPTSLQRLIQQIQGIPMNDLAQVLRAIADRIENT; from the coding sequence ATGGTTGTTCGCTCAGTGGATTCAGAAGCTCGACAAAGATTCGCTCAAGTAGTAACGGAGCTTAGAGGCAATCGTTCTTATAGATCCTTCGCCAAGATTCTCGGCGTGTCACACCCGACAATCAAAGCTTGGGAAAACTTAGAGGTCGTGCCAGATGTGCAAAGCTTTGAGCGAATCGCAGCATTGAGAGGGGAGACGCTCTCTGAGTTTAGGGAATTTCTTGCCGGCACAAGGCAGCCAACTTCTCTACAGCGGCTGATCCAGCAAATTCAAGGGATTCCTATGAATGATTTGGCTCAAGTGCTTCGAGCGATTGCCGATAGGATTGAGAATACTTAA
- a CDS encoding AAA family ATPase, which produces MTEKKGLYQVAQSKSELELMLAARYPLLYVVTPEEEIAEEELLAACQARKSQIYFWDFARGWSDKDGADKGNPMNALARVGKMPGEQPALFVLKDLATLIAAGSNRQITPAQLPLVREIKNLAREMARDRRTLVILSDQLRLPVELREETTIVDFSLPAPREISKLIDELVGKKLKLSDEGREQLVKACQGLSRCRIARVLAKCLAQSGKVDSRALDAVINEKRQTIRETGILEFIPAAAGLESVGGLENLKQWVQVRAHSFSNAARAYGLPAPKGVLLAGIQGTGKSLSAKTIAAQWKLPLLRLDVGRLFGGIVGESESRIRQVIKLAEAVSPCCLMLDEIDKAFGNITSGTDGDSGTSRRVFGTLLTWMQEKTAPVFIIATANNTEVLPAELIRKGRLDEIFWIGLPTEVERSQIFQVHLSRLRPNRLQKFDLQLLAARSKDFSGAEIEQVIYEAMHQGFSRQEEFTQGDLLDAIAGCIPLARIAQPQIEALKAWAVRSGAKSSSFQEIEIQNCKLRSLEVD; this is translated from the coding sequence ATGACAGAAAAGAAAGGGCTTTATCAGGTAGCCCAGAGTAAATCAGAATTGGAATTGATGCTGGCGGCTCGATATCCGTTGCTCTACGTCGTGACGCCAGAGGAAGAGATCGCAGAGGAAGAATTGTTAGCCGCCTGTCAGGCGAGGAAGTCACAGATTTATTTCTGGGATTTTGCCAGAGGTTGGAGTGACAAAGACGGTGCAGACAAAGGCAACCCGATGAATGCTTTGGCCCGTGTGGGAAAAATGCCAGGGGAACAACCGGCACTGTTTGTTCTGAAAGATTTGGCAACCCTGATAGCAGCCGGTAGCAATAGGCAGATAACACCAGCTCAATTGCCGTTGGTGAGGGAGATCAAGAATCTAGCGCGGGAGATGGCGCGGGATCGGCGGACGTTGGTGATTCTGTCAGATCAGTTGCGCCTGCCGGTGGAACTGCGGGAAGAAACAACAATTGTGGACTTCTCCCTGCCGGCACCGCGAGAGATTTCTAAACTCATCGATGAACTGGTAGGCAAGAAACTCAAGCTATCAGATGAGGGGCGAGAGCAGTTAGTCAAAGCCTGCCAGGGATTGAGCCGGTGTCGCATCGCCCGTGTGCTAGCGAAGTGTCTCGCCCAATCTGGAAAAGTTGATTCCAGGGCATTGGATGCTGTCATCAATGAGAAACGGCAAACCATCCGAGAAACCGGCATCTTAGAATTTATCCCTGCCGCTGCCGGCCTAGAATCCGTTGGAGGATTGGAAAATCTCAAGCAGTGGGTTCAAGTCCGGGCACATAGTTTCAGCAACGCCGCCCGTGCCTATGGTTTACCCGCACCCAAGGGCGTCTTGCTGGCAGGGATTCAAGGCACCGGCAAAAGTTTGTCAGCGAAAACCATCGCGGCCCAATGGAAACTACCTTTGTTGCGTCTGGATGTCGGTCGATTGTTCGGTGGAATTGTTGGTGAGTCTGAATCGCGGATCAGGCAGGTGATTAAGTTGGCAGAAGCCGTTTCACCGTGTTGTTTGATGCTAGATGAAATTGATAAAGCATTTGGCAATATCACCAGCGGCACTGACGGGGACTCTGGTACATCCAGGCGCGTCTTTGGGACATTACTGACATGGATGCAAGAGAAAACGGCTCCGGTGTTCATCATTGCGACTGCCAACAATACCGAAGTTTTGCCGGCAGAATTGATTCGCAAAGGCCGGCTGGATGAGATTTTTTGGATTGGATTACCCACCGAAGTAGAGCGCTCACAAATCTTTCAAGTTCACCTATCCCGGTTACGTCCAAACCGACTACAGAAATTTGATTTGCAACTGCTCGCTGCACGTTCTAAAGACTTCTCTGGGGCTGAGATTGAGCAAGTTATCTACGAGGCCATGCACCAGGGATTCAGCCGGCAAGAAGAATTTACCCAAGGCGATTTGCTAGATGCGATTGCCGGTTGTATTCCTCTAGCGCGAATTGCCCAACCTCAGATTGAAGCACTCAAAGCGTGGGCAGTGAGAAGCGGAGCTAAATCTTCCAGTTTTCAAGAAATAGAGATTCAAAACTGCAAACTTAGGTCTTTGGAAGTTGATTGA
- a CDS encoding DUF6876 family protein, with translation MLEAEKLEAALPQFNGTNTYFKHILGLSYTDGLKFLAENAECYWLIDAIASHQIKALKNPRLKDFQLWILAVGDSHEFIKPSPGNNAILTCWEDTPVLGVKPPITQQIEFTDFPLPVIKFYLENSVLMLPSER, from the coding sequence ATGCTGGAAGCAGAAAAACTCGAAGCCGCATTGCCGCAATTCAATGGCACAAACACTTACTTCAAGCACATCTTGGGATTGAGCTATACAGATGGCCTTAAATTCCTAGCAGAAAATGCTGAATGTTATTGGTTGATTGATGCGATTGCTTCTCACCAAATCAAGGCATTAAAGAATCCAAGATTGAAAGACTTTCAACTTTGGATATTAGCGGTTGGTGACAGCCATGAGTTCATCAAACCTAGCCCAGGAAATAACGCCATTCTAACGTGCTGGGAAGATACACCTGTTTTGGGAGTCAAGCCACCTATTACCCAGCAGATTGAATTTACTGATTTCCCCTTGCCAGTCATCAAATTTTATTTAGAAAATTCTGTTTTGATGCTGCCAAGTGAAAGATAA
- a CDS encoding DUF2997 domain-containing protein: MKYYRIEFTINADGIVTEKVIATGPNCTAVTEGIEAAIGEVQSQEFLPQYNQPDIESTGSEELWNQM, translated from the coding sequence ATGAAATATTACAGAATCGAATTCACGATTAACGCAGATGGGATTGTCACCGAGAAAGTTATCGCCACCGGCCCGAATTGTACAGCAGTAACCGAAGGGATAGAGGCAGCAATTGGTGAAGTGCAATCACAAGAGTTTTTGCCCCAATACAATCAGCCTGACATTGAAAGTACGGGATCTGAGGAATTATGGAATCAAATGTAA
- a CDS encoding phage Gp37/Gp68 family protein yields MTNIEWTDRTWNSIVGCSRISAGCRNCYAADAAKSARLQQFPQYQEVKEWNGKTTFVESQLLKPLSWKQPQKIFTCSMSDLFHENNQFNWIDQILGIMALSERHTFQVLTKRLHQMLMYFDYQQEFVNWVQFNQLRCAINLRRKMPLSNVWFGVSVENQEAANERIPLLREAPAALRFLSCEPLLEEVKLDLTGIDWVIVGGESGDKARVCHIDWIRSIVHQCKAAGVPMFVKQLGRRSIASNLYIDGVASTYYHFKTKDRKGGNMEEFPEDLKIREFPQ; encoded by the coding sequence ATGACTAACATTGAGTGGACAGATAGAACCTGGAATTCAATTGTTGGATGTAGCAGGATTTCTGCCGGTTGCCGTAACTGCTATGCGGCAGATGCGGCAAAGTCTGCGAGATTGCAGCAGTTTCCTCAGTATCAAGAAGTCAAGGAGTGGAACGGAAAAACTACATTCGTAGAATCCCAATTGTTAAAGCCTCTTAGCTGGAAGCAGCCTCAGAAAATATTTACTTGCAGCATGAGCGACTTGTTTCACGAAAATAATCAGTTTAATTGGATTGATCAAATACTTGGAATTATGGCACTTTCTGAACGGCACACTTTCCAAGTATTAACTAAGCGCCTTCACCAAATGCTGATGTACTTTGACTATCAGCAGGAGTTTGTGAATTGGGTTCAATTCAATCAATTAAGATGTGCCATTAATTTGCGTCGCAAAATGCCGCTATCAAATGTTTGGTTCGGAGTCAGTGTTGAGAATCAAGAAGCCGCTAATGAGCGCATTCCACTTTTAAGGGAAGCACCGGCAGCCCTGCGATTTCTGAGCTGTGAGCCTTTATTAGAGGAAGTGAAACTAGATTTAACCGGCATTGATTGGGTAATTGTCGGTGGTGAGTCTGGAGATAAGGCACGAGTTTGCCATATTGATTGGATTCGCTCAATTGTTCACCAGTGCAAGGCTGCCGGTGTGCCGATGTTTGTCAAGCAACTGGGTCGCCGATCTATTGCTTCTAATCTTTATATTGATGGGGTGGCTTCAACGTATTATCACTTCAAGACAAAAGACCGTAAGGGAGGAAATATGGAGGAATTTCCTGAAGACTTGAAAATTAGAGAATTTCCTCAATGA
- a CDS encoding SLC13 family permease, which translates to MDSKPISSLILERLRSFGRFCRSEEGRWLWYIMAAAIYAAILVLPLPGFSIEARRSLAVFGVAVFLWATNTLPLAVTGLLILFLLPFSGAISTKSTYVYFGDQAVFFVLGALILTSPIMRSGLSTRLALAVVSRFGRNQSALILSILGLAAVMSCFINAHAVAAMLFPIVLEVVRAAGGKPGGSFGFAAFLAMAWGAVIGSNTTLLGGARGPLALGILQNATGETISFVQWTLWSIPVVLVLLLAAGIVLLIAGRGEEVSLPAAQQFLEARNNKLGPISQREIYTAGVMLLTIVLWIFQGDRLGLATVGFLGVSLAFVLGIADWREVEEDVNWGIFVMYGSAIALSAALRDTGAAEALTKQLLALGIESPLVIFAAVVLIALGLTEFMSNAATVAMLMPVALSLASNYGIDPHAITLGVVVPAGLGFMFPVSTPAIAIAVGSGFVRPLAVLRLGIWLDILTFLFFLAMSKLYWPLVGLRW; encoded by the coding sequence ATGGACAGCAAACCGATTTCTTCGTTGATATTGGAGCGTCTGCGCTCTTTTGGGCGCTTTTGTCGCTCTGAAGAGGGCCGCTGGCTCTGGTACATAATGGCAGCGGCAATTTACGCAGCCATCCTGGTGTTACCGCTTCCAGGTTTTTCAATTGAGGCTAGGCGCTCCTTAGCTGTGTTTGGCGTCGCTGTTTTCTTGTGGGCGACCAATACCCTACCGCTTGCCGTCACCGGCTTGTTGATTCTGTTCTTATTACCCTTTAGCGGTGCGATTTCCACGAAAAGTACCTACGTTTACTTTGGCGATCAAGCGGTGTTTTTCGTGTTGGGCGCACTGATCCTCACCAGCCCGATCATGCGATCCGGACTCAGCACTCGTTTAGCCTTAGCCGTGGTGAGCCGGTTTGGCCGTAATCAAAGTGCGCTGATATTGTCTATTTTGGGTTTGGCGGCGGTGATGTCTTGTTTTATTAACGCCCACGCAGTTGCCGCGATGCTGTTCCCAATCGTGCTTGAGGTCGTCCGTGCTGCCGGTGGCAAGCCGGGAGGGAGTTTTGGTTTTGCGGCTTTTTTGGCGATGGCGTGGGGTGCGGTGATTGGCTCTAATACAACATTACTAGGTGGCGCAAGAGGGCCGCTAGCTTTGGGGATCTTGCAGAATGCCACCGGCGAGACGATTAGCTTCGTACAGTGGACACTGTGGTCAATTCCAGTAGTGCTGGTACTGTTGCTGGCAGCCGGCATCGTGCTGCTGATCGCGGGGCGAGGCGAAGAGGTCTCTCTACCGGCAGCACAGCAGTTTCTAGAAGCCCGCAATAACAAGCTGGGTCCCATTTCTCAGCGGGAAATTTATACTGCCGGTGTGATGCTGCTGACGATTGTTTTATGGATCTTTCAAGGAGATCGTTTAGGACTGGCAACAGTAGGATTTTTAGGGGTGTCCTTGGCATTTGTGCTGGGCATTGCCGATTGGCGCGAGGTAGAGGAGGATGTCAATTGGGGAATTTTCGTGATGTATGGCAGTGCGATCGCCCTGAGTGCTGCATTGCGAGATACCGGCGCAGCGGAAGCGCTGACAAAGCAACTGCTTGCTTTGGGAATTGAATCACCCCTAGTAATTTTTGCTGCGGTTGTACTCATCGCGCTTGGCCTGACAGAGTTTATGAGCAATGCGGCAACGGTGGCAATGCTGATGCCGGTGGCGCTATCTTTGGCATCTAACTACGGCATCGATCCCCATGCGATTACACTAGGTGTTGTTGTGCCTGCCGGCTTGGGCTTCATGTTTCCCGTTAGCACGCCGGCGATTGCGATCGCAGTCGGCAGCGGGTTTGTTCGCCCCCTAGCCGTCTTGCGCTTGGGAATTTGGCTAGATATTCTCACTTTTTTGTTTTTTTTAGCGATGAGTAAACTGTACTGGCCTCTCGTGGGTTTGAGGTGGTAG
- a CDS encoding tyrosine-type recombinase/integrase, with protein sequence MAGQRNRKGTVTVQSFKGVLRLVWSYGGKQHYLYCGLADTPLNRIVAEGKAKVIEGDLATGNFDPSLAKYKPERQNQISVAALFERFMESRSKQVYDRTLEKYKGLLTKLREFFANKPAIIISETEAEKFKENLATVIAPITLRERIALLKACWNWGIKKKLVVENPWADIKVRVPVKQKSKPFTKSEIQKILIAFREQFPNYADFVEFLFGTGTRTGEAIGLQWKHLNDDCSIAWIGESVSRGRRKETKTGSDRYLPLTSHLQQMLLARQSVARVREQFSMEDLVFPAPQGGAIDDHNFRNRAWKPVLNSLGIPYRKPYTTRHTLVSHALEKGMNPVNVAELTGHNVRTLYQHYAGSVSKTRLPDIFSDAP encoded by the coding sequence ATGGCTGGACAACGGAATCGAAAGGGAACGGTTACTGTTCAGAGTTTTAAGGGCGTTTTGAGATTGGTTTGGTCGTATGGGGGGAAACAGCATTATCTCTACTGTGGGCTGGCTGATACCCCCCTAAATCGAATTGTGGCCGAGGGCAAAGCTAAGGTCATAGAAGGCGACTTAGCGACAGGGAACTTTGACCCGTCTCTCGCTAAGTACAAGCCAGAGCGTCAAAATCAGATTTCTGTTGCTGCGCTATTTGAGCGATTTATGGAGTCTAGGTCAAAACAAGTCTATGACCGGACGCTGGAAAAATACAAAGGGCTGTTAACAAAACTGCGAGAGTTTTTTGCCAACAAACCAGCCATTATTATTTCTGAAACTGAGGCTGAGAAGTTTAAGGAAAATTTAGCAACTGTGATAGCTCCTATTACCCTGCGGGAACGAATTGCGTTGCTCAAAGCTTGCTGGAATTGGGGAATAAAAAAAAAGCTAGTTGTAGAGAATCCTTGGGCTGATATCAAAGTTCGGGTGCCGGTTAAGCAAAAATCTAAACCTTTCACTAAAAGTGAAATTCAGAAAATTCTCATTGCCTTTCGTGAGCAATTCCCCAACTATGCTGATTTTGTAGAGTTTTTATTTGGCACCGGCACTCGAACGGGCGAAGCAATTGGCTTGCAATGGAAACACCTTAATGATGACTGCTCAATTGCCTGGATTGGAGAAAGTGTGAGTCGAGGCCGGCGGAAGGAAACTAAAACGGGAAGTGATCGTTATCTTCCGCTGACTTCTCATCTTCAACAGATGCTTTTAGCTCGTCAGTCGGTTGCGAGGGTGAGAGAGCAGTTTAGTATGGAAGATTTAGTTTTCCCAGCTCCACAGGGAGGAGCAATTGATGATCATAATTTCCGCAACCGGGCATGGAAACCTGTGCTAAATAGCCTGGGAATTCCCTATAGAAAACCTTACACAACCCGACACACTTTAGTTTCCCATGCGCTTGAAAAAGGGATGAACCCGGTGAATGTGGCTGAACTGACGGGTCATAACGTGAGGACTCTTTATCAACATTATGCCGGCAGTGTTAGCAAAACTAGGTTGCCTGATATTTTTTCTGACGCCCCTTAA